The following proteins are encoded in a genomic region of Bernardetia sp. MNP-M8:
- the pyrH gene encoding UMP kinase: protein MYNSNNASNYRYRRILLKLSGEALMGNQQFGIDAERLEQYALEVKKAVDEGLQVAIVIGGGNIFRGMQSPKIGIDRVQGDYMGMLATSINGMALQSALEQVGVYTRLLSGIKMEQICEPYVRRRAIRHLEKGRVVIFVAGLGSPYFTTDSAASLRAIEIGADVVLKGTRVDGVYSEDPEKNPDAVRYSNLSFQEVYNKGLNIMDMTAFTLCRENNLPIIVFDMNEEGNLLKVLHGDEIGTLITEY, encoded by the coding sequence ATGTATAACTCAAACAACGCTTCAAATTATCGTTATCGTCGCATTTTATTAAAACTAAGTGGCGAGGCTCTTATGGGAAACCAACAGTTCGGAATTGATGCCGAAAGATTAGAACAATATGCACTAGAAGTCAAAAAAGCAGTTGATGAAGGTCTGCAAGTAGCTATTGTAATTGGAGGAGGAAATATTTTTAGAGGAATGCAGTCTCCTAAAATTGGAATTGATAGAGTACAGGGCGATTATATGGGAATGCTTGCCACTTCTATCAATGGAATGGCTTTACAATCTGCTCTTGAACAAGTTGGCGTTTATACTCGCTTGCTTTCAGGTATAAAAATGGAACAAATTTGTGAGCCGTATGTGCGTCGTCGTGCTATCCGACATTTGGAAAAAGGACGTGTAGTTATTTTTGTAGCAGGTTTGGGAAGCCCTTATTTCACAACAGATTCGGCTGCCTCGCTTCGTGCTATTGAAATTGGTGCTGATGTAGTCTTGAAAGGAACACGAGTAGATGGAGTTTATTCAGAAGACCCAGAAAAAAATCCAGATGCTGTTCGTTACTCAAATCTTTCTTTCCAAGAAGTCTATAACAAAGGTTTAAATATTATGGATATGACAGCATTTACGCTTTGTAGAGAAAATAATTTACCAATTATAGTTTTTGATATGAATGAAGAAGGGAATTTATTGAAAGTATTACACGGAGACGAAATTGGAACATTGATAACAGAATATTAG
- a CDS encoding DUF368 domain-containing protein, translating to MKNPILWYLKGMAMGAADVVPGVSGGTIAFLMGIYERLLEAIGSFSIPTLRLLFKGKFKEFAQQTDLVFLICLFAGIATSIISFAKLFKYLLANYEILTMSFFFGLIIATVWVVGRRIKEWNISAIIWFLIGAALAIGISFSGQVEGSSNPFYLFLCGFIAICSMILPGVSGSFVLLLLGNYALIIGAISDLPSAIIAFDVDGIIAGLWIIVPFALGAITGILTFAKVLSWLFDNYENSLLAILTGFVLGSLSIIYPWKKVLRSEIIHGKEKVLETMRYIPEIDTHFFMALGLMLIGAILVASIEYFGNKELR from the coding sequence ATGAAAAATCCAATTTTATGGTATTTGAAAGGAATGGCAATGGGTGCAGCCGATGTAGTTCCAGGAGTTTCTGGGGGAACAATTGCTTTTTTGATGGGGATTTATGAACGCCTTTTGGAAGCGATTGGGAGTTTTTCTATTCCTACTTTGCGTTTACTTTTTAAAGGAAAATTTAAAGAGTTTGCACAGCAAACAGATTTAGTTTTTTTGATTTGTCTTTTTGCAGGAATAGCAACCAGCATTATTAGTTTTGCTAAATTATTCAAATATTTATTAGCCAATTATGAAATACTGACAATGTCGTTTTTCTTTGGACTTATCATAGCAACTGTTTGGGTAGTTGGAAGAAGAATAAAAGAATGGAATATTTCAGCTATTATTTGGTTTTTGATTGGCGCAGCTTTGGCAATCGGAATATCTTTTAGTGGACAGGTAGAAGGGAGCTCTAATCCTTTTTATTTATTTCTGTGTGGTTTTATTGCTATTTGTAGTATGATTTTACCTGGAGTTTCAGGTTCTTTTGTGCTTTTACTATTAGGAAACTATGCTCTTATTATTGGTGCTATTAGCGATTTACCTTCTGCTATTATAGCTTTTGATGTAGATGGAATTATTGCAGGTCTTTGGATAATTGTTCCTTTTGCATTAGGTGCTATTACTGGGATTCTGACTTTTGCAAAAGTGCTTTCTTGGCTTTTTGATAATTATGAAAACTCTCTTTTAGCTATTTTGACAGGCTTTGTTTTGGGTTCGCTTTCAATTATTTATCCTTGGAAAAAGGTTTTGAGAAGTGAAATAATACATGGAAAAGAAAAAGTGTTGGAAACAATGCGCTATATTCCAGAAATAGATACACATTTCTTTATGGCTCTTGGACTTATGCTTATTGGTGCTATCTTGGTAGCTTCTATCGAATATTTCGGGAATAAAGAATTAAGATAG
- a CDS encoding peptidoglycan DD-metalloendopeptidase family protein: protein MTNLLKPFFVALFSLFLLFVNINESFSQRKKQLEKERSTILNRITNTNRILKRTQKEKKTTISSLSAINGQINQRKQLVRVIGKELKLLDESIRENQNIVESLEKDLAELKHEYGIMLYLAYKNNSRYEKLSLLLASNSINELLARLRYFQKYNLLRREQIKQIEYVRQNLSKRTSQLQENKTEKQSLLKVQTKEEKELATLKEKQKQILTTFKVKESKLLADLSKERKILKEVDNLISKTINNSEFSASLSSSEKMTSTSFAKSKGRIVWPVKNGFISAHFGIQPYLPEEQGKPIVKIEKLGIDIQTQPNEPVRSVFAGKVVDVSEIAGRGYLVIIQHGDYFTVYSRLKSVKIKNGDKISAKQPIGTAGSYKDDTYEIEFQIWRHQEKLNPEQWISK, encoded by the coding sequence TTGACAAATTTACTCAAACCATTTTTTGTAGCCCTATTTTCTTTATTTCTGTTGTTTGTGAATATCAATGAGAGTTTTTCTCAACGCAAAAAACAACTTGAAAAGGAACGTTCTACTATTTTGAATCGAATTACTAATACAAATCGAATCTTAAAAAGAACACAAAAAGAAAAGAAAACTACTATTAGTTCACTTTCTGCAATAAATGGACAAATAAATCAGCGTAAACAACTTGTTCGTGTTATTGGAAAAGAACTCAAACTATTAGATGAGTCAATAAGAGAAAATCAAAATATTGTAGAATCATTAGAAAAAGATTTAGCAGAACTAAAGCACGAATACGGCATTATGCTTTATTTAGCATATAAAAATAATAGTCGTTACGAAAAACTTTCTCTTCTTTTAGCTTCTAATTCTATAAATGAACTCTTAGCTCGTTTGCGTTATTTTCAAAAATATAATTTACTTCGCAGAGAACAAATAAAACAGATAGAATATGTTAGACAAAATTTGAGTAAACGAACCTCTCAGCTTCAAGAAAACAAAACAGAAAAACAATCACTTTTAAAAGTTCAAACAAAAGAAGAAAAAGAACTCGCAACTTTAAAAGAGAAGCAAAAACAAATTCTTACTACCTTTAAAGTAAAAGAATCTAAACTATTAGCAGATTTGAGCAAAGAACGAAAAATCTTAAAAGAAGTTGATAATTTGATTAGTAAAACTATCAATAATTCTGAATTTTCGGCGAGTCTTTCATCAAGTGAGAAAATGACTTCTACTTCTTTTGCTAAATCTAAAGGAAGAATCGTTTGGCCTGTCAAAAATGGCTTTATTTCAGCTCATTTTGGCATTCAGCCCTATTTACCAGAAGAACAAGGAAAGCCTATCGTGAAAATAGAAAAACTAGGAATTGATATTCAAACACAACCCAACGAACCTGTACGTTCTGTTTTTGCAGGAAAAGTAGTTGATGTAAGTGAAATTGCTGGGCGAGGTTACTTAGTCATTATCCAACATGGAGATTATTTTACTGTTTATTCTCGTTTGAAGTCTGTCAAAATAAAAAATGGCGATAAAATAAGTGCAAAACAGCCAATAGGCACAGCAGGTAGTTATAAAGATGATACCTATGAAATTGAATTTCAAATTTGGAGACATCAAGAAAAGCTCAATCCTGAACAATGGATTAGTAAATAA
- a CDS encoding methyltransferase domain-containing protein has product MNTSSTSFDTAYWQNRYKDSDTPWDIGYASPPLVAYFDKLLEKSEENKNLRILIPGGGSSHEAEYLHKKGFSNVFVIDLAAAPLEKFSQRCPDFPKEHLIQDDFFKFEGENSEYFNFFDVIVEQTFFCALDPRLRTDYAKKMNELLKKDGKLIGLLFDFPIREEQDSPPFGGNANEYREIFEPYFEIKNLKRCYNSIKPRQGTELFFEMIK; this is encoded by the coding sequence ATGAATACTTCTTCTACTTCTTTTGACACTGCTTATTGGCAAAATCGTTACAAAGATTCAGATACGCCTTGGGATATTGGTTATGCTAGTCCTCCTTTGGTAGCTTATTTTGACAAATTACTTGAAAAGTCAGAAGAAAATAAAAATTTAAGAATTCTTATTCCTGGTGGTGGGAGTAGCCATGAAGCTGAATATTTACATAAAAAAGGTTTTTCTAATGTTTTTGTAATTGACTTGGCTGCTGCACCTTTAGAGAAATTTTCACAACGCTGTCCTGATTTCCCAAAAGAACATCTGATTCAAGATGATTTTTTTAAATTTGAAGGAGAAAACTCTGAATACTTTAATTTCTTTGATGTAATTGTCGAACAAACTTTTTTTTGTGCTTTAGACCCACGTTTAAGAACAGATTACGCAAAAAAAATGAATGAGCTTCTGAAAAAAGACGGAAAATTAATCGGACTTTTATTTGATTTTCCAATTAGAGAAGAACAAGATAGCCCACCTTTTGGAGGGAATGCAAACGAGTACAGAGAAATTTTTGAACCTTATTTTGAAATAAAGAACTTAAAAAGATGTTACAATAGCATCAAACCAAGACAAGGAACAGAACTCTTCTTTGAAATGATTAAGTAG